Proteins from a genomic interval of Komagataeibacter sp. FNDCR2:
- a CDS encoding recombinase family protein: MGQRAVIYCRVSTADQSCVRQQDELKRFAERAGYEVFGIFMETGSGVRVDRAERRKVMALAQAREIDAILVTELSRWGRSTIDLISTLQELESYRVSLIAITGMTFDLATPHGRMLATVLAGIAEFERDLISERVKSGLAAARARGKVLGRQKGERPKSDRLAPKVLALVAEKRSYRWIARDLGISKNTVAAIVQRER; encoded by the coding sequence ATGGGACAGCGCGCGGTCATCTATTGCCGGGTTTCCACGGCTGATCAGTCATGCGTGCGCCAGCAAGACGAGCTGAAGCGGTTTGCCGAACGCGCGGGCTATGAAGTGTTTGGCATCTTCATGGAGACCGGTTCTGGCGTCCGGGTGGATCGGGCCGAGCGTCGAAAGGTCATGGCACTGGCCCAGGCTCGTGAAATTGATGCCATCCTGGTGACGGAGCTGTCCCGCTGGGGACGCTCGACCATTGATCTCATCTCCACGCTTCAGGAGCTGGAGAGCTATCGTGTTTCCCTGATCGCCATAACGGGGATGACGTTTGACCTGGCAACACCACATGGACGGATGCTGGCGACGGTTCTGGCCGGGATTGCGGAGTTCGAGCGGGATCTGATCAGCGAGCGGGTGAAGTCCGGTCTGGCCGCTGCCAGGGCGCGCGGGAAGGTTCTCGGCCGACAGAAAGGAGAGCGGCCGAAGTCTGACCGTCTGGCTCCGAAGGTTCTGGCGCTGGTGGCTGAAAAGCGGAGTTATCGGTGGATCGCCCGCGATCTGGGAATCAGCAAGAACACTGTCGCTGCCATTGTGCAAAGGGAAAGATAA
- a CDS encoding IS6 family transposase: MNDFKGRHFGGAVILWAVRWYCRYGISYRDLETMLAERGVSVDHSTIYRWVQRYAPEMEKRLRWYWKRPGFSRNWRVDETYIKVKGRWTYLYRAVDKDGDTIDFYLSPTRNAKAAQRFLGKAVNGLKDWEKPETINTDRAPTYGIAIGELKKDGKLTDTVKHRQVKYLNNVIEADHGKLKQLIRPVRGFKTLKTAYATIRGFEVMRALKKGQAKPWQQEKGIMGEVRLIERQFGIYTA; the protein is encoded by the coding sequence ATGAACGATTTCAAGGGTCGGCATTTTGGTGGAGCTGTGATCCTGTGGGCGGTTCGGTGGTATTGCCGCTACGGGATCAGCTATCGCGACCTTGAAACCATGCTGGCCGAGCGCGGTGTGAGCGTGGATCATTCCACGATCTACCGATGGGTGCAGCGCTATGCGCCCGAAATGGAAAAGCGCCTACGCTGGTACTGGAAACGCCCGGGCTTCTCCCGCAACTGGCGGGTGGATGAGACGTATATCAAGGTGAAGGGGCGTTGGACGTATCTATATCGGGCGGTCGACAAGGATGGGGATACGATTGATTTCTATCTGTCGCCAACCCGAAACGCGAAGGCGGCCCAACGCTTCCTGGGCAAGGCGGTGAACGGTCTGAAGGACTGGGAGAAGCCCGAGACGATCAACACGGACAGGGCCCCGACCTATGGGATTGCGATCGGCGAGCTCAAAAAGGACGGCAAGCTGACGGATACGGTGAAACACCGCCAGGTGAAGTATCTGAACAACGTGATCGAGGCCGATCATGGCAAGCTGAAGCAGCTGATCCGGCCTGTTCGCGGATTCAAGACCCTGAAGACGGCCTATGCGACCATCAGGGGCTTCGAGGTCATGCGGGCCTTGAAAAAAGGGCAGGCCAAACCCTGGCAACAGGAAAAAGGCATCATGGGAGAAGTGCGTCTGATCGAAAGGCAGTTCGGGATTTACACAGCCTGA
- a CDS encoding DUF6118 family protein, whose product MSETDPAARAFEDLCAEMTVLRRSVEALPQAWRDSRPPDYTPDLARLVKALNDVGARMKAIEASPTLKMTPQAYGQGVRQAGLSVCQDMQAAFHTAIRAVQVERQQLTDIVGQARTRDRQNWWVLKVGLACLAVGIGFSPILTYLLPSSLGTRVASFIVGGQDRWESGALMMEADNPESLRHMMWANRLVDASRDRIAACQKTANETKVDRPCVLTIRPDGS is encoded by the coding sequence ATGAGCGAGACGGATCCGGCAGCCCGTGCCTTTGAGGATCTGTGCGCCGAAATGACGGTGCTCCGGCGCAGCGTGGAAGCGCTGCCCCAGGCATGGCGGGACAGCCGGCCGCCAGACTACACGCCGGACCTGGCCAGGCTGGTCAAGGCCCTGAACGACGTGGGCGCGCGTATGAAGGCGATCGAGGCCAGTCCGACCCTGAAAATGACGCCGCAGGCGTATGGGCAGGGGGTACGACAGGCAGGGCTTTCCGTCTGTCAGGACATGCAGGCCGCCTTTCATACCGCGATCCGTGCGGTTCAGGTGGAGCGGCAGCAGCTGACCGACATTGTCGGGCAGGCGCGCACCCGGGACCGTCAGAATTGGTGGGTGCTGAAGGTCGGGCTGGCCTGTCTGGCTGTCGGGATCGGGTTCTCGCCTATCCTGACCTACCTCCTGCCGTCCTCACTGGGGACGCGCGTGGCCTCGTTCATCGTAGGCGGACAGGATCGGTGGGAATCTGGTGCGTTGATGATGGAGGCCGACAATCCCGAAAGCCTGCGGCATATGATGTGGGCCAACCGGCTTGTGGACGCCAGTCGGGACCGGATCGCCGCCTGCCAGAAAACGGCCAACGAGACGAAGGTGGACCGGCCCTGTGTCCTGACCATCCGGCCGGATGGGTCATAA
- a CDS encoding Txe/YoeB family addiction module toxin, translated as MKVIFHENGWEDYLSWFQSDHAVLGKVNALIEDVRQHPFQGLGKPEPLKGQLSGWWSRRITGEHRLVYRVQGRAGEDQRIEVAQCRFHY; from the coding sequence GTGAAGGTCATTTTTCATGAAAATGGCTGGGAGGATTATCTTTCCTGGTTCCAGTCAGATCATGCTGTTCTTGGGAAGGTTAATGCCCTGATCGAGGATGTAAGGCAGCATCCATTTCAGGGGCTGGGCAAGCCGGAACCACTGAAGGGACAACTTTCCGGGTGGTGGTCCCGACGGATTACGGGGGAACATCGTCTGGTCTACCGGGTTCAGGGCCGCGCGGGAGAGGATCAGCGGATCGAGGTTGCCCAGTGCCGGTTTCATTACTGA
- a CDS encoding type II toxin-antitoxin system Phd/YefM family antitoxin, whose translation MTCVSYTDLRQNLAHYLDEAVNSRAPIVVTRKTGKGSVVLMSEEEFSGWQETVHLLSSPRNAERLLGSIRDIEHGVATERDLLEPQGEPSA comes from the coding sequence ATGACCTGTGTTTCCTATACCGACCTGCGCCAGAACCTGGCGCATTATCTGGACGAAGCCGTGAACAGCCGCGCGCCGATCGTCGTGACGCGTAAGACCGGGAAAGGCAGTGTCGTGCTGATGTCGGAAGAAGAATTCTCCGGCTGGCAGGAAACCGTGCATCTCCTGAGCAGCCCACGCAACGCGGAGAGGCTGTTGGGGAGCATTCGTGACATCGAGCATGGGGTGGCGACCGAGCGTGATCTTCTGGAGCCGCAGGGTGAGCCGTCGGCGTGA